In one Verrucomicrobiia bacterium genomic region, the following are encoded:
- a CDS encoding VWA domain-containing protein: MDLRHPHFAEPAWLWLAVLAPLALVALQRYAGWARTRQLGLFAAPELLADLLRSHSPVRRIVKNIFLVVAIAGMGVALARPQWGETTEVSTTLGEDILFVVDCSRSMLATDVAPNRLTRAKYAILDFVQKHGRGRMGLVAFSGQAFLQCPLTFDYDAFREALLSLDDKTIPVPGTDIGRALDEGFRAMEKNERRKIMILVTDGEDLEKSGVAEAKSLSEKGVVIYTIGVGTPSGSPIQIVTDQNKLDYVRDGSGNIVQSHLDENTLTEIAEATHGTYQPLGSLGEGFNRVRHLVETSMSSADYSRARKLGVDRYYFPVAAIIFLIVAESLVGTRRKVAEDRSDKL, encoded by the coding sequence ATGGACTTGCGACACCCACATTTTGCGGAACCCGCGTGGCTCTGGTTGGCGGTGCTCGCGCCGCTCGCGCTGGTGGCTTTGCAGCGTTACGCGGGCTGGGCGCGCACGCGGCAACTGGGACTTTTCGCCGCGCCGGAATTGTTGGCGGACTTGCTGCGTTCGCACAGCCCAGTGCGGCGCATCGTGAAAAATATTTTTTTGGTGGTGGCCATCGCGGGGATGGGCGTGGCGCTGGCGCGTCCGCAATGGGGAGAAACGACGGAAGTTTCGACGACGCTCGGCGAGGACATTTTGTTCGTGGTGGATTGCTCGCGCAGCATGCTCGCGACGGACGTTGCGCCGAACCGGTTGACGCGCGCGAAATATGCGATTCTGGATTTTGTGCAAAAACACGGGCGCGGACGCATGGGGCTGGTCGCATTTTCGGGGCAAGCGTTTTTGCAATGCCCGCTTACGTTTGATTACGACGCTTTTCGCGAGGCATTGCTGTCGCTCGACGACAAAACGATTCCGGTGCCGGGAACGGACATTGGCCGCGCGCTTGACGAGGGATTTCGAGCGATGGAAAAAAATGAGCGGCGCAAGATCATGATCCTCGTGACCGACGGAGAAGATTTGGAAAAATCCGGGGTGGCCGAGGCCAAGTCGTTGTCCGAAAAAGGCGTGGTGATTTACACGATTGGAGTCGGCACGCCATCGGGCAGCCCCATCCAAATCGTGACCGACCAGAATAAATTGGATTATGTGCGCGATGGTTCGGGAAATATTGTGCAAAGCCATCTGGACGAAAACACGCTGACGGAAATCGCCGAGGCCACGCACGGGACGTATCAGCCACTGGGTTCGCTGGGCGAGGGTTTTAATCGCGTGCGACATTTGGTCGAGACTTCGATGAGTTCGGCGGATTATTCGCGCGCGCGGAAGCTGGGCGTGGACCGGTATTATTTTCCCGTGGCGGCAATTATTTTTTTGATCGTGGCGGAATCTTTGGTTGGCACGCGGCGCAAGGTGGCCGAAGATAGGAGTGATAAGTTATGA
- a CDS encoding Dabb family protein: protein MFSHVVIFWTDPANPKAADELIAGMNKYLRPIPGALSFHIGKMATSHRPVVDQTYQVALNLVFPNKQTQDDYQVHPQHLEFIEKVFKVCCKKVVVYDFE, encoded by the coding sequence ATGTTTTCACACGTTGTTATTTTTTGGACGGACCCGGCGAATCCCAAGGCGGCGGATGAATTGATCGCGGGGATGAATAAATATTTGCGGCCAATCCCCGGGGCGCTGAGTTTTCACATCGGCAAGATGGCGACGAGTCATCGGCCGGTCGTGGATCAGACGTATCAAGTGGCGCTGAATTTGGTTTTTCCCAACAAACAAACCCAGGACGATTATCAGGTGCATCCGCAGCACCTCGAATTCATCGAGAAAGTTTTCAAGGTCTGCTGCAAAAAAGTAGTCGTTTACGACTTTGAGTAA
- a CDS encoding C39 family peptidase, with protein MNRRAHLPFVWLLASFIVTATQAATAPPGDRCAFIGRKDFADFTTTAGEKPGEVVMTSPELTVPIAWDELVASWNVPAGVYAKVEARAIFPDHTTKYYTMGLWSDDPAQHPRTSVQHQRDDDGTVKQDTLALTRHGGKLQVRVTLGNAATNQTALKFLGLSFCDSQAAAVAREPNHAAWGKTIEVPERRQGEYPEQKGWCSPTSLSMVLAYWSDAEHRPDLNHTELETAHAVYDSGMEGTGNWPFNTAYAGSFPGVRAYVTRLDDISELEDWVAAGIAPIISVSSYLTNDRHSGQDNGHLIVCVGFTAQGDFVANDPGVSVKNNVRARRIYPRARVINAWKKSKNTAYLVYPVDAKIPKDVSGHWEDGESKAEMK; from the coding sequence GTGAATCGGCGCGCGCATCTCCCTTTTGTTTGGTTGCTGGCATCGTTTATCGTAACGGCCACTCAGGCCGCCACCGCGCCGCCCGGCGACCGCTGCGCCTTCATCGGCCGCAAGGATTTCGCCGACTTCACCACGACTGCTGGCGAAAAACCCGGCGAAGTGGTGATGACCTCACCTGAATTGACCGTGCCGATTGCGTGGGATGAATTGGTCGCGTCATGGAACGTGCCCGCGGGAGTGTATGCGAAGGTCGAGGCCCGCGCCATCTTCCCCGATCACACCACCAAATATTACACGATGGGCCTGTGGTCGGATGACCCCGCCCAACACCCCCGCACGAGCGTCCAACATCAGCGCGACGACGACGGCACCGTGAAACAAGACACGCTCGCCCTCACGCGCCACGGCGGCAAGTTGCAGGTGCGTGTCACCCTCGGCAACGCCGCGACGAATCAAACCGCGTTAAAATTTCTCGGCCTTTCCTTTTGCGATAGCCAGGCCGCGGCCGTCGCGCGCGAGCCCAACCATGCCGCGTGGGGCAAGACCATCGAAGTCCCCGAACGGCGCCAGGGTGAATATCCCGAGCAAAAAGGCTGGTGCAGTCCGACCTCGCTCTCGATGGTGCTCGCCTATTGGAGCGATGCCGAGCATCGGCCCGACCTGAACCACACCGAGCTTGAGACCGCCCACGCCGTTTATGATTCCGGCATGGAAGGAACCGGCAACTGGCCCTTCAACACCGCCTACGCGGGCAGCTTCCCCGGCGTCCGCGCCTACGTCACGCGGCTCGATGACATCTCCGAACTGGAAGATTGGGTCGCCGCCGGCATCGCGCCCATCATCTCCGTTTCCTCCTACCTCACCAACGACCGCCACAGCGGCCAGGACAACGGTCACCTCATCGTCTGCGTAGGCTTCACCGCGCAAGGCGATTTTGTGGCGAACGACCCCGGCGTCTCCGTGAAAAACAACGTCCGCGCCCGCCGCATCTATCCCCGCGCCCGCGTGATCAACGCCTGGAAAAAATCAAAGAACACCGCGTATCTCGTATATCCCGTGGACGCAAAGATTCCAAAGGATGTTTCGGGCCATTGGGAGGATGGGGAATCAAAAGCGGAGATGAAGTAA
- a CDS encoding DUF1080 domain-containing protein: protein MKSQFALNVRGFLFTAAIIAGFVCVTHTSFAQTDNQLTDAEKAAGWRLLFDGKSLDGWRSYGKPTAPEHGWEVADGLLNCVAGGHGGDIITTAQFTDFDFQWDWRIPAGANNGIKYEVTEKRKAAPGQEYQMIDETIEAAQPAKRSTASFYDVLPPAANKPLHPPGEWNHSRVLVKGNHVEHWLNGAKVLEFELGSPEVMAAVQQSKFKKFPDFGTKITGPILLTEHHDAASYKNVKILELPAK from the coding sequence ATGAAATCCCAATTCGCGCTTAACGTCCGCGGCTTTTTATTCACCGCCGCGATCATCGCAGGTTTTGTTTGTGTCACTCACACGTCATTTGCGCAGACTGATAACCAGTTGACCGATGCTGAAAAAGCGGCGGGCTGGCGTTTGCTATTTGACGGCAAGTCGCTCGATGGCTGGCGGAGTTACGGCAAGCCCACCGCGCCCGAGCATGGCTGGGAAGTTGCCGATGGCCTGTTGAATTGTGTGGCGGGTGGTCATGGAGGCGACATCATCACGACGGCTCAATTCACGGATTTTGATTTTCAATGGGATTGGCGCATCCCCGCCGGCGCGAACAACGGCATCAAGTATGAAGTGACGGAAAAGCGCAAAGCCGCGCCCGGGCAGGAGTACCAGATGATTGATGAAACCATCGAGGCCGCGCAGCCCGCGAAGCGCAGCACGGCGTCGTTTTACGATGTGCTTCCGCCCGCCGCGAACAAGCCGCTGCATCCGCCCGGCGAGTGGAATCATTCGCGCGTGTTGGTGAAGGGAAATCATGTGGAGCATTGGCTCAATGGCGCGAAGGTTTTGGAATTTGAATTGGGCAGTCCCGAGGTCATGGCCGCGGTGCAGCAAAGCAAGTTCAAAAAGTTTCCCGACTTTGGGACGAAGATCACGGGGCCGATTCTTTTGACGGAGCATCACGATGCCGCCAGTTATAAGAATGTGAAGATATTGGAGTTACCGGCAAAATAA
- a CDS encoding PIN domain-containing protein, with protein sequence MPVAIDSSVLIAWERAGGLPDFLSQVEGPFYVPCHAAAEFLIGTHPPVPSALRDRAKLLYDSYIKEMVDSFDEADAAQLAVLAAELRAKGQQMKFYDAAIAATALARGDQLLTLDGDFDRLSDKLQLLKF encoded by the coding sequence ATGCCGGTAGCGATTGATTCCAGTGTCTTGATAGCTTGGGAACGAGCCGGCGGTTTGCCTGATTTTCTTTCCCAGGTCGAAGGGCCGTTTTATGTTCCATGCCACGCCGCAGCGGAGTTTCTTATCGGCACTCATCCGCCCGTTCCTTCCGCCCTTCGTGACCGCGCCAAGCTTCTCTACGATTCTTACATTAAGGAAATGGTGGATTCATTTGATGAAGCTGACGCCGCGCAACTCGCGGTATTGGCCGCCGAACTGCGGGCCAAAGGCCAGCAAATGAAGTTTTACGATGCCGCCATAGCTGCAACCGCCTTGGCGCGCGGCGACCAGCTTCTTACTTTGGATGGAGATTTTGACCGGCTAAGCGACAAGCTTCAGTTGTTGAAATTTTAA
- a CDS encoding translation initiation factor, giving the protein MAKKPKLDLTPSGVGLSNAFAGLEVSGLPAGQNIPPASAPRANDEVAKPSKYGRVVLRREKAHRGGKTVIVIDDFAPNISYAYIESLAGKLKATCGCGGTTRERMIEIQGDQPGRIRQLLEAEGFRVAGVS; this is encoded by the coding sequence ATGGCCAAAAAACCCAAGCTCGATCTCACGCCCAGCGGCGTCGGCCTTAGCAATGCTTTCGCCGGTTTGGAAGTTTCGGGATTGCCCGCCGGTCAAAATATTCCGCCCGCATCTGCGCCTCGTGCGAATGACGAAGTTGCGAAGCCTTCAAAATATGGCCGCGTGGTTTTGCGGCGCGAGAAGGCGCATCGCGGGGGAAAGACGGTGATCGTGATTGACGATTTCGCGCCGAATATCAGTTACGCGTATATTGAGAGTCTTGCGGGCAAGTTAAAGGCTACCTGTGGTTGCGGCGGAACGACGCGCGAGCGGATGATTGAAATTCAAGGCGATCAACCCGGCCGCATTCGGCAGTTGCTCGAAGCTGAGGGTTTTCGCGTCGCGGGCGTCAGCTAA
- a CDS encoding YhbY family RNA-binding protein translates to MASIPDPELRKLKARAQTLEATFKVGKAGLSDGFVKSVDEGLAHHDLVKVKFVEFKDEKKTLAPALAEKTSSHLIMRVGNVAVYYRAKATAPESAHGDTAETVVPN, encoded by the coding sequence ATGGCATCCATTCCTGATCCTGAATTGCGCAAGCTCAAAGCCCGCGCCCAAACTCTCGAAGCCACTTTCAAAGTCGGCAAGGCCGGCCTTAGCGACGGCTTCGTAAAAAGTGTAGATGAAGGCTTGGCACATCATGATTTGGTGAAGGTGAAATTCGTCGAGTTTAAGGACGAGAAAAAAACTTTGGCGCCCGCACTTGCGGAAAAAACGTCGAGCCACCTCATCATGCGCGTTGGCAATGTGGCGGTTTATTATCGCGCGAAAGCAACCGCGCCGGAATCCGCTCACGGAGATACTGCGGAGACGGTTGTTCCAAATTAA
- a CDS encoding ThuA domain-containing protein, with the protein MIFCAAIFLAANLRADTNTPGFKVIAFYTGRDDKAHVSFDHEANKWFPKMGEKYNFTYDTTTNWDNMNADFLAPYKVVIFLDTRPDGPAQRAAFQKYMENGGGWMGFHFSAFALTPSAFPQNWDWYHETFLGAGQYVRNTWRPTSAVLRVEDKIHPAMQGLSETFTAAPNEWYKWSNDLRTNKDISILASIDPSSFPLGTGPKLYEIWHEGYYPVVWANKNFKMVYFNMGHNDMDYEHHTNKQLSDTFSSDAQNKMIINTLLWLGTGNKAPATN; encoded by the coding sequence ATGATTTTCTGTGCGGCAATTTTTCTCGCCGCCAATTTGCGCGCGGACACAAATACGCCCGGCTTTAAGGTCATCGCATTCTACACCGGGCGAGATGACAAGGCACACGTCAGTTTCGATCACGAGGCAAACAAGTGGTTTCCAAAAATGGGCGAGAAATATAATTTCACATACGACACCACGACGAATTGGGACAATATGAACGCCGATTTTCTAGCGCCGTACAAAGTCGTGATTTTTCTCGATACTCGCCCCGACGGCCCCGCGCAACGCGCCGCGTTCCAGAAATACATGGAGAACGGCGGCGGGTGGATGGGCTTTCATTTTTCCGCGTTCGCCTTGACGCCTTCGGCCTTCCCGCAGAATTGGGATTGGTATCACGAGACATTTCTCGGCGCGGGCCAATACGTCCGCAACACCTGGCGCCCGACTTCGGCAGTGCTGCGCGTGGAAGACAAGATCCATCCGGCCATGCAAGGTTTGTCCGAGACCTTTACCGCTGCGCCGAACGAATGGTATAAGTGGTCGAACGACTTGCGCACCAACAAGGACATCAGCATCCTCGCCTCGATTGATCCTTCAAGCTTCCCGCTTGGAACCGGCCCCAAGCTATATGAAATCTGGCACGAAGGTTATTATCCGGTGGTGTGGGCGAACAAAAATTTCAAGATGGTCTATTTCAACATGGGTCACAACGACATGGATTACGAGCATCACACCAACAAGCAACTGTCCGACACATTCTCAAGCGATGCTCAAAATAAAATGATCATCAACACGCTCCTGTGGCTGGGGACGGGCAACAAAGCTCCCGCGACAAATTAA
- a CDS encoding methyltransferase → MPVKTPPLPDARTVTDSIKTWATKNPRFAALIGAGTPVVQALTRWSMELLRANQMADAALVLRAALALSPGDAMLWTNYGVALNQENLPADAAVCLERSLELQRLQPDTWLLLGMVRKKLGDATAAETAYRAALQQDPNSTAAWQFLGLLKQEQRDYATAIDCLAKCSAAGGADAALLANLGKLCYQLGRVAEAHDAYARAVALDAGNLHYQRMARKCAFMAAMLRGEPMDAAIEAFKNSFRAEENYADKDLQDLFRAAFSLLSGFGHLDAAARVGHKQLELWPANASVTYLLKAVEGDEDLDRSTPEYVVEYFDAFAEGFDAQLVDALGYDIPEKLCAAIRDVTPPEKLYDTFDAGCGTGLCGPLLRPLSKRLTGVDLSPKMLEMARRRAVYDAVACEELTAFLRRSESQFDLIVAADVLIYFGDLAPIFSGAASALRSGGILAVSTESGSNTGYRLQPSGRFAHAVEYVRSCAKNNFDELAFIETTIRLDASGRLPGNIFIFRKS, encoded by the coding sequence GTGCCAGTAAAAACCCCGCCGCTGCCTGACGCGCGAACGGTCACGGACTCCATCAAAACGTGGGCGACCAAAAACCCGCGCTTCGCCGCGCTCATCGGCGCGGGCACGCCGGTTGTGCAGGCGCTCACGCGCTGGTCCATGGAATTGCTGCGCGCCAATCAGATGGCGGATGCCGCGCTGGTCTTGCGCGCCGCGCTCGCGCTTTCGCCCGGCGACGCCATGCTCTGGACAAATTATGGCGTGGCGTTGAACCAGGAAAATTTGCCGGCTGATGCCGCCGTTTGCCTGGAACGGTCGCTCGAATTGCAGCGTCTTCAACCGGACACGTGGCTTTTGCTCGGCATGGTGCGCAAGAAACTCGGTGATGCCACAGCGGCCGAAACCGCTTATCGCGCCGCCCTGCAACAAGACCCCAACTCGACGGCCGCGTGGCAATTTCTCGGCCTCCTCAAACAAGAGCAGCGCGATTACGCGACTGCCATTGATTGCCTAGCCAAATGCAGCGCCGCCGGGGGCGCGGACGCCGCGCTGCTCGCGAATCTCGGCAAGCTTTGTTATCAACTCGGTCGCGTGGCTGAAGCTCATGACGCCTATGCGCGCGCGGTCGCGCTCGACGCGGGGAATCTTCATTATCAACGCATGGCCCGCAAATGCGCGTTCATGGCCGCGATGTTGCGCGGCGAACCGATGGATGCGGCGATTGAGGCTTTTAAAAATTCTTTTCGCGCGGAGGAAAATTATGCGGACAAGGATTTGCAGGATTTATTTCGCGCGGCATTTTCGTTGTTGAGCGGCTTCGGCCATTTGGACGCCGCCGCACGCGTGGGTCACAAGCAACTCGAACTTTGGCCGGCCAACGCCTCCGTGACGTATCTGCTGAAAGCGGTCGAGGGCGATGAAGACCTGGATCGTTCGACGCCGGAATATGTCGTCGAATATTTTGATGCGTTCGCCGAAGGTTTCGACGCGCAACTCGTGGACGCTCTTGGTTACGACATTCCAGAAAAACTGTGCGCGGCCATTCGCGACGTGACGCCGCCCGAAAAACTTTATGACACGTTTGATGCGGGCTGCGGCACCGGCTTGTGCGGCCCGTTGCTGCGGCCATTGAGCAAGCGGCTGACCGGCGTGGATCTTTCGCCGAAGATGCTGGAAATGGCGCGCCGCCGAGCGGTTTATGACGCGGTGGCGTGCGAAGAATTGACGGCGTTTCTCAGGCGCTCAGAAAGCCAATTCGATTTGATCGTGGCTGCGGATGTTTTGATTTATTTTGGCGATCTTGCGCCGATTTTTTCCGGTGCGGCGAGCGCCTTGCGGAGTGGTGGCATCCTCGCCGTCAGCACGGAATCGGGCAGCAACACCGGCTACCGGTTGCAACCGTCAGGACGATTCGCCCACGCTGTGGAATATGTTCGTTCCTGCGCAAAAAACAATTTTGACGAACTCGCTTTCATCGAGACCACCATCCGCCTTGATGCCAGTGGACGTTTGCCGGGGAATATTTTTATTTTTCGGAAAAGTTAG
- a CDS encoding S1-like domain-containing RNA-binding protein, translated as MAEIGKRNILTIVRDSTVGIYLDAGSHGEILMPNRYVPRKFERGDRLEVFVYRDSEDRLVATTEIPYATVGEVATLKVVNVNRNVGVFLDWGLGKDLLLPFREQVGPVRVGQEVVVRIYLDEKTQRVAASMKLKNAFNVVPPSFRSGQPVEFIITEKTPLGYKAVVEDAHSGMLYHEGISAPISIGQKLKGFVRAVRPDGKIDLSLEQTGHRRAGPVAMRIVQMLERAGGRLTFDDDSSPDAIRDTFGVSKKAFKQALGTLYKARRIRFTKPGIELVDNSNWSPSGK; from the coding sequence ATGGCCGAAATCGGCAAACGCAATATATTGACGATCGTTCGAGATTCCACGGTGGGGATTTACCTTGATGCGGGTTCGCATGGGGAAATTCTCATGCCTAATCGTTATGTGCCGCGCAAGTTCGAGCGGGGTGATCGCCTTGAGGTTTTTGTTTATCGCGATTCCGAGGATCGGCTGGTGGCGACCACGGAGATTCCTTATGCCACGGTCGGCGAAGTCGCGACGCTCAAGGTCGTCAACGTCAATCGCAACGTCGGCGTGTTTCTGGATTGGGGGTTGGGCAAGGATTTGTTGCTGCCGTTTCGCGAGCAGGTTGGGCCGGTGCGCGTGGGGCAGGAAGTCGTGGTGCGGATTTATCTGGATGAAAAAACCCAGCGCGTCGCCGCCTCGATGAAATTGAAGAATGCGTTTAATGTCGTGCCGCCGAGTTTTCGTTCCGGGCAGCCGGTCGAATTTATCATCACGGAAAAAACGCCGCTCGGCTATAAGGCGGTGGTTGAGGACGCGCATTCCGGCATGCTGTATCACGAGGGGATTTCCGCGCCGATTTCCATCGGGCAAAAATTGAAGGGCTTCGTGCGCGCGGTGCGGCCGGATGGCAAGATTGATTTGAGCCTCGAACAAACGGGGCATCGCCGTGCGGGGCCGGTGGCCATGCGCATCGTGCAAATGCTCGAGCGCGCCGGTGGCCGGCTGACCTTTGACGACGACAGTTCACCCGACGCGATCCGCGACACTTTCGGCGTCAGTAAAAAAGCTTTCAAGCAAGCATTGGGCACGCTCTATAAAGCGCGGCGCATCCGGTTTACCAAACCGGGCATTGAACTGGTGGATAATAGTAACTGGTCGCCGAGCGGGAAGTGA